Genomic window (Culex pipiens pallens isolate TS chromosome 3, TS_CPP_V2, whole genome shotgun sequence):
attaaaatattaaaatattaaaatattaaaatattaaaatattaaaatattaaaatattaaaatattaaaatattaaaatattaaaatattaaaatattaaattattaaaatattaaaatattaaaatattaaaatattaaaatattaaaatattaaaatattaaaatattaaaatattaaaatattaaaatattaaaatattaaaatattaaaatattaaaatattgaaatattaaaatattaaaatattaaaatattaaaatattaaaatattaaaatattaaaatattaaaatattaaaatattaaaatattaaaatattaaaatattaaaatattaaaatatttaaatatttaaatatttaaatattaaaatattaaaatatttaaatatttaaatattaaaatattaaaatattaaaatattaaaatattaaaatattaaaatattaaaatattaaaatattaaaatattaaaatattaaaatattaaaatattaaaatattaaaatattaaaatattaaaatattaaaatattaaaatattaaaatattaaaatattaaaatattaaaatattaaaatattaaaatattaaaatattaaaatattaaaatattaaaatattaaaatattaaaatattaaaatattaaaatattaaaatattaaaatattaaaatattaaaatattaaaatattaaaatattaaaatattaaaatattaaaatattaaaatattaaaatattaaaatattaaaatattaaaatattaaaatattaaaattttaaaatattaaaatattaaaatattaaaatattaaaatattaaaatattaaaatattaaaatattaaaatattaaaatattaaaatattaaaatattaaaatattaaaatattaaaatattaaaatattaaaatattaaaatattaaaatattaaaatattaaaatattaaaatattaaaatattaaaatattaaaatattaaaatattaaaatattaaaatattaaaatattaaaatattaaaatattaaaatattaaaatattaaaatattaaaatattaaaatattaaaatattaaaatattaaaatattaaaatattaaaatattaaaatattaaaatattaaaatattaaaatattaaaatattaaaatattaaaatattaaaatattaaaatattaaaatattaaaatattaaaatattaaaatattaaaatattaaaatattaaaatattaaaatattaaaatattaaaatattaaaatattaaaatattaaaatattaaaatattaaaatattaaaatattaaaatatttaaatattaaaatattaaaatattaaaatattaaaatattaaaatattaaaatattaaaatattaaaatattaaaatattaaaatattaaaatattaaaatattaaaatattgaaatattaaaatattaaaatattaaaatattaaaatattaaaatattaaaatattaaaatttgaaaatattaaaatattaaaatattgaaatattttcatgaaatcactatattttgtaaggacatttttttaaacaattttttatcagtttttatgtacttttatgtatttatttcacaaaaaaatatgttgttgcagcaattcgtatttttttccatactaaaaattcgtatggtacacttgcccacctgaacatgtttttttaaaagctctcaacaaaaataaccaaaagttaaatcaaactttaaaatagtcATTGGTAGgtctgatctaggaaaaatagcattttgataaaataagccttaaaaacgaaccctaagccttattttgttctttccaaatattataagaaaacgaaggttttgaaaaaaacttcattcaatcttatgcccagtggcgtttacgtcgttttggcggttatgtggtagtagaatcagctaattgcattgctagcaacaattcctcatactggaaataatcaaaattgtaaaaattactgccgtacgagcgattgttcctcttgccccatatggtcgtcttgccccaccttcccatATGTTTatacaagggtcctgattttcggttcaatgaacagaaaccactcactcatcgcctatccattcgtcgcctattctaacccgctagcattcatgagcgaatgatactcgcaagcagccagcgagtggcccgaactgttcactcagcgaacaaatacatcgtgaaatcgacggtaacatttcaaaaggcatcatgtacattttgacactttctgggttattgcatattctgaaagtactcctaataagctacctctccaccaaaaatgagcaaaagttacttcagtaaagtctgtttaatcatgatttaaaataaagtaacataaacaaaaactctgccatcagcagtccctgtttatatagccctgtcaacctgtcaaacaaaagactacatgaaccgcgtgacgaaaaaaaagcatcatgaacaaagcgccatgtacattcggcgaagaaaaacgaatcataacaaagcgtccccctcaatgacagcagggtgatatacacagaaaaaaataatgtaaatttggaagctgtaattttggaaggttgaatattacctcttttatgatgtaattttacctcattttatactgaaaaagtaacattacaccagaaaagtggtaaaattacacatttccagaagtaaaattacaccttttttctaacataaaagatgtactccttcccagatgtaatattaccacgatttttttttctgtgtagacgttggtgatttcaaaagaagttatgtttatttttcttaaataaaacgacggaaataatgttttattgaatttggatgatcaagtatcagtaaaagcaacgtttttctcgtttgttattattagaacatcttagtttgcttttatattaaaatgggaattgaaaatggatgctcaacattcaaatgcgtttttctcaaaacgcatggtttgtacatgatgctttttgaaatgttggcgtcgaaatgtttagcctactccgtcgctcgacgacactcacacactaccatgctcagcgaagagccattctcacaaaacgccagcgcggcagtctttttgttttcccgccctcagtttgccatcaatttgattttttcttggtggatgtTTATTTGAATGGTGTctttaatgttatgaaatcaaaataaatgcacaatttaattgataacattgatttcagGCAActcaaatcaatgagtataacgcagcgcatcagagaaaaaatgttttctgctcagagtgatcggcgacgttcggcctgcctgagccgttcggagactgagccgatcagagagagaaggagagtagaaaagagagtgttcgggagcgaatggtgtgagagtgacaaacggtaggaattcatcagggcagtatcgcgtcgcccgctatttgtgctcgcgaatggagtggttgattttgagcaatcaggacccttgtgtttatatattaaaatttttgtaattttgaaacttttttagtgtttttttttttcgatgaaaaatacgttttttcaatattctgaGTCCGCCATGAAATCgaatgaattttgatttttttataaaagtgtctATCTCACCACAATGTTgggctgcaaattatttaaaaacacctctttcacatgctcaaaaatggaaggggtcgtaccgcccctccgtcacgaggtatcgaaaaacggactcgtgatcaggaacaaaaatcTCCCGATTgcatgggaaaagttgcgtaaaatcaaattttgatcacaggaggctgaataagcatacaagctaaaaacgtcaagaaacgaaaaaaaaaacatgacgaagtttgtcgggtttagcttttttttcaagggaatgatggtgggtctcgtggcgcaggggtagcggcttcggctgccgatcccgatgatgctatgagacgcgggttcgattcccgccttatccactgagcttctatcggatggtgaagtaaaacgtcggtcccggtttctcctgtctcgtcagaggcgctggagcagaaatcccacgttagaggaaggccatgccccggggggcgtattgccaatagtttcgtttttcgatggaaagagaggaatcacaaatccgtataaataatttcaagatttttcaggtgtaaaccgaaaacgcgatctaaaattaaaatggaagaattaggcttttaactgcttatttaattgtcggtgtacaggacgccgcactgtttaatcattttctgacgtacattcaattttgaagtccaaacccagtcattgaattggaaaaataaaattctttttcaaattttcttttcttgatttgtgtgcacctatgtcgaagaccaagattgtttactttttgctctttggtctgacagtcttggtctgacagatttggtctgtcagttttatcatggattttggtctggtctaggcgagggataggacacagcaccttcctgttttttttagcattttaagagcgagtccacaaaCAGGGCATACCTATTtgcaggggttgtttgtacatagaaaactgctttaaatttggtttaaattgttctcaatgaaaaaagaaaatttagattttcaacaCATATTTTTCCCATTAATTTCACCAGTAATGAACGACCCCAAGCGCGCCGAAGTATCCGCCAAGCTGTTCCACCAGCTATCCGGCTTCAACGACTACGCGCTGGGCCGCCTCCGCGAGGACCTCGAAGATCTGCGCGTGCTCAAATCGGAAGCGGCCACTGGCACTGCGGACGCGGACCGCAAGCTGCCGGAACTGTCGGGAGCGAATGCCGATCTGCCGAACGCTTCGGACAAGCTGGCCCTCAGCGGAACGCGCGAGGACACCACCAAGGGTCGTTACATCGTGGCCGCCCAGGACCTGAAGCCGGCCGAGCCGATCGTGGTCGAACCGGCCGTTGGCGCGTGTTTGTACACCAAGTTCTTCGGTTCGCACTGTAACGCGTGCTTTGCCAAGTGAGATGACTAATTTTGGGTTGGCTTCGCCTCTCACATTGATCATGCGGTCTTTTTTGTTTCTAGGTTGGTGGCTCCAGTGGCCTGTCCGGAGTGCGCCGGAGTGGCTTTCTGCTCTCCGGAATGTCGCGACCGGGCCTGTTCCGGCTATCATCGCTTTGAGTGTCACTATCTGGATCTGCTGATCGGTTCGGGAATGTCCGTGCTGTGTCACCTGGCTCTGCGGCTGGTTACCCAAGCTGGAACCCCGGAAAAAGCCATCGAGCTGGGCACGGAACTCAAGCGGACTCTGTGCGCCCACGAGGATCGCCGAGAGCCGTCGGATTACTTCCAGCGGACGCTGATGGCAGCGTTTTTGCTGCGATGTCTGCAAAAGGCCGAGTTCTTCGGACGTCGTAAAACGGAAGCGGCGGAACCGACTCCGCTGGAGGCACAGGTCGGCGGAGTCATCCTAGCGCTGCTACAGTCGCTGCAGTTCAACGCGCATGAGATTTACGAGACGAAGATTTCCGGCGAACATCGCATCGATTCGGCCAAGGTCCAGTACGTGGGAGTGGGCGTGTACCGCACCAGCGCGATGTTCAACCACGAGTGCTACCCGGGCGTATCGCGAACCTTCCTCGGCACCACCATGTGTCTGTACACGAGCCGACCGTTCCCGGCTGGCGCGACCATTCCGGAGAACTACGGAATGCACTTTATCCGGCATCCGGCAGCGGTGAGACAGCGCACGCTCCGCTCCCGGTACTGGTTCGGGTGTGAGTGCCGGGCGTGTCAGGAGAACTGGCCGCTGATGGACAAGTTGACCGATAAGCCACGGATGCGGTGCCCCTACCCGGACTGTGACAACACGTTGAACTTCCCCCAGAAGAAGGACCCGAAGATCAAGTGCTGGAAGTGCAAACGGTACGCGAATTTGGAGAACTCGCTGATGATGCTGGACCAGTGCGAGGATCTGTACACGAAGGGAGCGGGAGCGATGGCGGTGAGTGAGGGGGatcaaaatgattattttcacaGGCAGAGATatggttttgatatttttattggtTTATTGGATTCAATTACTGTATTTAAATTGAGGGCATCCTTAAACCACGGGGACCCTTTTTGCTAATTTCAGATCTGCTTGTGGagatttttaaaggtcctataatacCAAGGTTGATAGCGATAAATTTATTGAGTctcgataacgataattcttttcataataataaaaaatcattaataataATCTTGTTATAATAATTAagatatcgttatcgttatttcgataattctatcggcgataatggacgataactcatgttttaaatctttctaaaatcaattagttcaaagtaaaatatgtactcaacaTTGttcgcaaaataccgtattttttcgaacgtactaaaattttcataatttgcaatatgtgtatcaaacgaagcaaaattttgcaggcattttcactttatttgagtattatttttttttgaaaacactaaaattttcacaaattaccgtatttttttaaaatacttaaattttaaaaatatgcaataaaGCTTATGCGAAACCATTATAAATTTCGACGATTATGGCCAGCGTACATTTatgattcttttttattttgttacattgcttgaatatcttaaacaatttcaatttgagtttagtaatagtttttttttatttaatatttctgaAAGTTAAACTAAATTCGTTAAGCCGTTTCAATTAATTTGTTCATATATGTTCAATTCCCTGAAGCTTTTATGTGAGTATGGGTATGAAGCTTGATTGTCAGttatcggaaaacttaaatattaataaaaattcttgaatttttggttttaattattaaattatgtatgAACGAATTGTCTCTTCAATTATTTCGCATAAATCTTAAGGTGGtggatattttattaaaaaaaattaaacattaaatttcaaacaCTGACAACTTGAAAAtctatatttataaaaatatatatcaaaattgaaGCGCTCCTCGATAGTCTGaatctttgtcaattttttcaaatcaacatcGAAATTTTCTTGTTATTAagcttttttatttcttaaagaCTGATTGTTTTCTATCCGAATCAAAATAAGGAACgcttccatttttatttttttcatttttatgttatttttactaaaataatcaacaattgtttttttttgtatttagaaATATTGTTCAATGGTTATTTGACTTTTAATTAATAGTTTTAGGATCAAAACCAagctttagataagaaatgcctattatttgaggtatggaaaagtcggaaatttgaaaattggatttgagtggtcactatgagttgcatttgatttttttttagaaattagaccgttgcaaatatttttcaaagtttatgtcgccccccctttaatattggtctgaaaaatcagggggcaaaaaaaaatttcaaagaacttcaaaatttccatggaaATAGAAGTATAATCAactgtttgggcttgtttaaaaatgttttgaatttttatgagatTCCAATATACAAcaccgcaatttttttttgcgaaaaaataaaattttccttaatacttaaatattttggaaacaaatgattgcaaaacaactggacaggtgtataatgcattttaaaacactttgtgaattcaaatgttgaaatcatgactcgtaaattatttttttttacttttttttatttttttgcctccccttCTCGACTTTGGTAAGAggcaagggacataaacttaaaaaatatttgcaacggccttactgtattttttcgaaaatattttttttttttcaaaactaaacgaatcgaaatttttatgcttttcactatattaaagtttttttttgaaaaaaaaaacctatttttttgcaaataatctATATTGCATATTTACATTTGTATACAtttgaaaacaattatttttttgcaaattacttatatcgcatattttgaaaatttgagtatttttgaacaaatacgtttttttgtgaaaattttagtttttttttttcaaaaaaaactctaacaaaataaaaagagcatctaaattttcaattagtttgttacccatattgcaaaattataaacctgagtattttccaaaaaatacggtattttgtgaaaattttagtatttcaaaataataatctaataaattgaaatagcGTACAAAATtccaaatcgtttgatacccatattgaaaattatgaaaatttgagtacttttgaaaaatacggtattttgagaacatattaatactttgaaacttactagactttcgaaaaattatttcTTCGATAAGATTATTGCCGTTAGAATCATCGATTTAACGAAAAAGATAACAATATATAGATCGTTATCGTcaaacgataattttatcgattagcaacttttaaacatatgaaaaacaataacttatggaaacttaaaaaaactcttgtATTGAACAAGCAAATCCCaccaattttttattcaattttatacACAAACCAAATACTTTCCAAATCGATGAAGGATAACTATTTTGAGTTTGGATCTCATTTCGttcatttcattgaaatttcgaaaggtgtacGAACTTTTTGCAcggttatgtatttttttttgtttaaaccttttttgtaaaaaaatcaaataatcttGAGGTTTTTGTGTCAAAATGTTCGGCACGAGTTTCTTAACAAAACGTAGTACAGAGTGAATTCGTGtcaaaatgtaaacattagTTTGACAGAtcacttttgacgtttgaatgcTTTTTAATTCAAGCGAGCATTCGAATTAGTGGACATTCCAACTAGGCAGCGAAATTCAAATAAGCTAATCCGCTCTATtcttcattttccaatttttttgtcattgaaatgttgaaattctggatctcaacgatttttcattagccacacttaacttatagaagaattgttcaacatgtaatgtcacca
Coding sequences:
- the LOC120425918 gene encoding SET and MYND domain-containing protein 4 encodes the protein MATMDNDPLFTSLCSSKTLQSASEGFFDEFYQTVAQNFTGKSANWLRDVFAKQVPPGDEAARLRLIYDDPTVCFEVLGTLEHVRPVFRGKDAKFSWQRREQARKLLAEGKTQQALILASQAVMRAPERGVDDHIDQGMTLACALWTRAEVLLKALDGKKALVDLQMAAKAGFPVKESGEYYGRVAKCYALMNDPKRAEVSAKLFHQLSGFNDYALGRLREDLEDLRVLKSEAATGTADADRKLPELSGANADLPNASDKLALSGTREDTTKGRYIVAAQDLKPAEPIVVEPAVGACLYTKFFGSHCNACFAKLVAPVACPECAGVAFCSPECRDRACSGYHRFECHYLDLLIGSGMSVLCHLALRLVTQAGTPEKAIELGTELKRTLCAHEDRREPSDYFQRTLMAAFLLRCLQKAEFFGRRKTEAAEPTPLEAQVGGVILALLQSLQFNAHEIYETKISGEHRIDSAKVQYVGVGVYRTSAMFNHECYPGVSRTFLGTTMCLYTSRPFPAGATIPENYGMHFIRHPAAVRQRTLRSRYWFGCECRACQENWPLMDKLTDKPRMRCPYPDCDNTLNFPQKKDPKIKCWKCKRYANLENSLMMLDQCEDLYTKGAGAMADQRIDEAIELLSQGIALFHKLAVPPHKSTHVAEESLRVCFADKGSINRV